From a region of the Paramagnetospirillum magnetotacticum MS-1 genome:
- a CDS encoding arsenate reductase ArsC: protein MSEKTYNVLFLCTGNSARSIMAEAILNREGGTKFKAFSAGSQPKGHIDPTVLNLLKKLNFPTDAFRSKSWEEFARPGAPELDFVFTVCDNAAGEVCPVWPGQPMTAHWGVPDPAGFEGSAVEKAALTADVMRMLNNRISIFSALPIQSLDRLSLQKHLDDIGKPRT, encoded by the coding sequence ATGAGCGAGAAGACCTATAACGTCCTGTTTCTGTGCACCGGCAATTCGGCGCGTTCCATCATGGCCGAAGCCATTCTCAACCGTGAGGGCGGCACCAAGTTCAAGGCGTTCAGCGCCGGCAGCCAGCCCAAGGGCCATATCGACCCGACGGTTCTCAATTTGCTGAAGAAGCTGAACTTCCCCACCGATGCCTTCCGATCGAAATCGTGGGAGGAGTTCGCCCGGCCGGGTGCGCCGGAGCTGGATTTCGTCTTCACCGTTTGCGACAACGCCGCCGGAGAGGTCTGCCCCGTGTGGCCGGGGCAGCCCATGACCGCCCATTGGGGCGTGCCCGATCCCGCCGGATTCGAGGGCAGCGCCGTCGAGAAGGCGGCGTTGACCGCCGACGTGATGCGCATGCTGAACAACCGCATCAGCATCTTCTCCGCCTTGCCGATTCAGTCCCTCGACCGTCTGTCGCTGCAAAAGCATCTGGACGATATCGGCAAGCCCCGTACCTGA
- a CDS encoding ArsR/SmtB family transcription factor, translated as MLETFETVAKAVADPSRVRILKLLENGELCVCQITTVLDLAPATVSKHLAALKTAGLLQQRRDGKWVYYRLAERDFNAYARSFLDLVGASMKDDPTTAEDRRVLALVNAVPVQVLCDQGRAALFSNAQAQSTCCGGPP; from the coding sequence ATGCTTGAGACATTCGAAACTGTCGCCAAAGCCGTCGCCGACCCCAGCCGGGTTCGTATCCTGAAGCTGCTGGAAAACGGCGAGCTCTGCGTCTGCCAGATCACCACGGTGCTGGACCTTGCGCCCGCCACCGTTTCCAAGCATCTGGCCGCGCTGAAGACCGCCGGACTGCTCCAGCAGCGCCGGGACGGCAAGTGGGTCTACTACCGGCTGGCCGAACGCGACTTCAACGCCTATGCCCGATCCTTCCTCGATCTGGTGGGAGCGTCCATGAAGGATGACCCCACCACGGCGGAGGATCGCCGCGTTCTGGCGCTGGTCAACGCGGTTCCGGTCCAGGTCCTGTGCGACCAAGGCCGGGCGGCACTGTTTTCGAATGCTCAGGCCCAATCTACCTGCTGTGGGGGACCGCCATGA
- the arsB gene encoding ACR3 family arsenite efflux transporter, protein MNLFERFLTLWVGLCIVAGVALGHWLPGPFHAIGRMELAQVNLPVAVLIWLMIIPMLLKIDFGALHQVKEHWKGIGVTLFINWGVKPFSMALLGWIFVSHLFKPYLPADQIDSYIAGLILLAAAPCTAMVFVWSNLTKGEPHFTLSQVALNDLIMVFAFAPIVGLLLGLSSITVPWDTLLLSVVLYIVVPVIVAQLWRKALLARGQQALAATLAKLGPLSLLALLTTLVLLFGFQGEQIIAQPLVILMLAVPITIQVYFNSGFAYLLSKRLGVAHCVAGPAALIGASNFFELAVAAAISLFGFQSGAALATVVGVLIEVPVMLSVVKIVNASKDWYEAKV, encoded by the coding sequence ATGAACCTGTTCGAGCGTTTCCTCACCCTCTGGGTGGGGCTCTGCATCGTGGCTGGCGTGGCGCTGGGGCACTGGCTGCCGGGACCGTTCCACGCCATCGGCCGCATGGAACTGGCCCAGGTCAATCTGCCGGTGGCGGTGCTGATCTGGCTGATGATCATCCCCATGCTGCTGAAGATCGATTTCGGGGCGCTGCATCAGGTCAAGGAGCATTGGAAGGGCATCGGCGTCACCCTGTTCATCAACTGGGGCGTCAAGCCGTTCTCCATGGCGCTGCTGGGCTGGATCTTCGTCAGCCATCTGTTCAAGCCCTATCTGCCCGCCGACCAGATCGATTCCTATATCGCCGGGTTGATCCTGCTGGCCGCCGCGCCCTGCACCGCCATGGTGTTCGTGTGGTCCAACCTGACCAAGGGCGAGCCCCATTTCACTCTGTCCCAGGTGGCGCTCAACGACCTGATCATGGTCTTTGCCTTTGCTCCCATCGTCGGGCTGCTGCTGGGCCTGTCCTCCATCACCGTGCCGTGGGACACCTTGTTGCTGTCGGTGGTTCTGTACATCGTGGTGCCGGTGATCGTGGCGCAACTCTGGCGCAAGGCCCTGCTGGCCCGAGGGCAGCAAGCCCTGGCCGCGACCCTGGCCAAGCTGGGGCCGCTGTCGCTGCTGGCCCTGCTGACCACCCTGGTCCTGCTGTTCGGCTTCCAGGGTGAGCAGATCATCGCCCAGCCGCTGGTCATTCTCATGCTGGCGGTGCCGATCACCATCCAGGTCTATTTCAATTCCGGTTTCGCTTACCTGCTGAGCAAGAGGCTGGGCGTCGCCCATTGCGTCGCCGGGCCGGCCGCCTTGATCGGTGCCAGCAACTTCTTCGAACTGGCGGTCGCCGCCGCCATTTCCCTATTCGGATTCCAGTCCGGTGCGGCGCTGGCCACGGTGGTCGGTGTGCTGATCGAGGTGCCGGTGATGTTGTCGGTGGTCAAGATCGTCAATGCCAGCAAGGACTGGTACGAAGCCAAGGTGTGA
- a CDS encoding arsenate reductase ArsC, with protein sequence MSDSIIKVLVLCTGNSARSVLGEALINDLGGGKWKAYSAGSKPVGRVNPFSLEILAEKGHSTEGYRSKSWDEFALPDAPKMDLVITVCDNAAGEICPIWPGHPSKVHLGFPDPADAKGSHEEQLAEFRKVYSMIEAKVRRLIELGPDRAGEV encoded by the coding sequence ATGAGCGATTCCATCATCAAAGTTCTGGTTCTCTGTACCGGTAATTCGGCCCGTTCCGTATTGGGCGAAGCCCTGATCAACGATCTCGGCGGCGGCAAGTGGAAGGCCTATAGCGCCGGGTCCAAGCCGGTGGGCCGGGTCAACCCCTTCTCACTGGAAATCCTGGCGGAGAAGGGGCATTCCACCGAGGGCTACCGTTCCAAATCCTGGGACGAATTCGCCCTGCCCGATGCGCCTAAGATGGATCTGGTCATCACCGTCTGCGACAACGCGGCCGGTGAGATCTGCCCCATCTGGCCGGGCCATCCGTCCAAGGTCCATCTGGGCTTTCCCGACCCGGCCGACGCCAAGGGCAGCCACGAGGAGCAACTGGCCGAGTTCCGCAAGGTCTATTCCATGATCGAAGCCAAGGTTCGGCGTCTGATCGAACTGGGCCCGGATCGGGCGGGAGAGGTCTGA